One genomic region from Hippea jasoniae encodes:
- a CDS encoding FmdB family zinc ribbon protein, with protein sequence MPIYEYECKFCFSRFQLLQKFSDPPPEVCPHCGKKGGIKKLISPTSFELKGSGWYATDYKSSSNSNNATSASSKSQTKEAKSG encoded by the coding sequence ATGCCGATTTATGAGTATGAGTGTAAATTCTGCTTTAGTAGATTTCAGCTGCTTCAGAAGTTTTCCGATCCTCCACCTGAGGTATGTCCGCACTGTGGAAAAAAAGGCGGCATAAAAAAGCTCATATCACCAACATCTTTTGAGCTAAAAGGTAGTGGCTGGTATGCCACAGATTATAAATCATCGTCAAATAGCAATAATGCTACATCAGCATCTTCAAAATCACAGACCAAGGAGGCAAAGAGTGGTTGA
- the fabF gene encoding beta-ketoacyl-ACP synthase II yields the protein MRKVVVTGVGAITPVGLTAKESFENAVKGKSGIDKITRFDATNFSVQIAGEVKGFDPTKYVSKKDVKKIDLFSLYAIAAADEAIRNSGLDVEKEDPYRIGVSVGSGIGGLATIEKYNEALLKKGQKGVSPFFIPIAVINMAAGNIAMQFKLKGPNFSDVTACATGTHSIGLAARCIAYGDTDVMICGGTESTITPLAVSGFANMKALSTRNDEPQKASRPFDRDRDGFIIGEGAGILILEEYEHAKKRNAEILAEFAGFGMSDDAYHYTAPDPEGEGAIAAMKMALNDAKLNPEEIDYINAHGTSTYFNDIIETKAIKRVFGEHAYKLSISSTKSVTGHLLGAAGGVEAVFSVLALKEGVIPPTINLDNPDDECDLNYTPNVAEQKQIKTVMSNSFGFGGTNAVIIFKKI from the coding sequence ATGCGCAAGGTTGTAGTTACCGGTGTAGGTGCCATAACTCCTGTAGGGTTAACCGCAAAAGAGAGCTTTGAAAACGCCGTTAAAGGTAAAAGCGGCATAGATAAAATAACGCGGTTTGATGCAACTAACTTTAGCGTGCAGATTGCAGGGGAAGTTAAGGGTTTTGACCCTACAAAGTATGTATCAAAAAAGGATGTAAAAAAGATCGATCTGTTTTCGCTTTATGCCATTGCGGCTGCGGATGAGGCTATAAGAAATTCCGGTCTTGATGTTGAAAAAGAGGATCCATACAGAATCGGTGTGAGTGTTGGTAGCGGTATCGGTGGGCTTGCAACGATTGAGAAATACAACGAAGCTTTATTAAAAAAAGGGCAGAAGGGTGTTTCTCCGTTTTTTATTCCTATTGCTGTGATCAATATGGCCGCAGGCAACATAGCAATGCAGTTTAAGCTAAAAGGGCCTAACTTTAGCGATGTGACAGCCTGCGCAACAGGAACGCATTCCATCGGGCTTGCTGCAAGATGCATAGCATACGGCGATACTGATGTTATGATCTGTGGTGGGACAGAGTCCACCATAACACCCCTTGCAGTTAGCGGTTTTGCCAATATGAAAGCACTTTCAACAAGAAACGATGAACCCCAGAAAGCCTCAAGACCGTTTGACAGAGACAGGGATGGCTTTATCATCGGTGAGGGTGCCGGTATTTTGATTCTTGAGGAGTATGAGCATGCCAAAAAAAGGAATGCAGAGATACTTGCAGAGTTTGCAGGTTTTGGTATGAGCGATGATGCTTACCACTATACTGCTCCTGATCCTGAAGGCGAGGGTGCTATTGCTGCCATGAAAATGGCTTTAAACGACGCTAAGTTGAACCCCGAGGAAATCGATTACATAAACGCACACGGAACAAGCACCTATTTTAACGATATTATCGAAACAAAGGCTATAAAACGGGTTTTTGGTGAGCATGCCTATAAGCTTTCCATAAGCTCTACAAAATCTGTGACGGGACATCTGCTTGGAGCTGCAGGTGGTGTGGAGGCTGTATTTAGCGTTCTTGCCTTAAAAGAAGGTGTAATTCCGCCTACTATAAATCTTGATAATCCTGACGATGAGTGCGATTTGAATTATACACCCAATGTGGCTGAGCAAAAACAGATTAAAACGGTTATGTCCAACTCTTTTGGTTTTGGCGGCACAAACGCTGTTATAATCTTCAAAAAAATCTAA
- the acpP gene encoding acyl carrier protein gives MNVAEEVKKIVVEQLGVDEEEVKPEAKFIEDLGADSLDTVELVMAMEEKFGIDIPDSDASKIVTVQDAIDYVEAHLNK, from the coding sequence ATGAATGTAGCAGAGGAAGTAAAGAAGATTGTTGTTGAGCAGCTGGGAGTTGATGAAGAGGAGGTAAAACCTGAGGCTAAATTTATTGAAGACCTTGGTGCTGACTCTTTAGATACCGTTGAGCTTGTTATGGCAATGGAGGAGAAATTTGGCATCGATATTCCTGATTCAGATGCAAGCAAGATTGTAACAGTTCAGGATGCCATCGATTATGTTGAAGCTCATCTAAACAAGTAA
- a CDS encoding beta-ketoacyl-ACP synthase III, producing MNAKITATGAYLPEKIMTNFDLEKMVDTSDEWIKQRTGIEIRHIADKETTAELAAKAALDILKNSRLSASDIELIIIATVTPEHPLPATALFVQEKIGAYNAFGFDINAACSGFTYSLSVANAYIRSGMVKNALVIGAETLSKIVDWQDRSTCVIFGDGAAGVLLEAVDDDSVGVLDMVLHSDGRYTDLMIVPAPGSRYPCSEEVIKNRDIYIKMKGNETFKMAIRSIAGVSQEVLDRVGLNFGDVDWMVSHQANRRIIEGVAKRVGLDMNKVIITIDRHANTAAASIPLALDWAYKSGKIKEGDIVLLNSFGASLTWSAGVIRW from the coding sequence ATGAATGCAAAAATAACTGCCACAGGTGCTTACCTGCCTGAGAAGATAATGACTAACTTTGATTTAGAAAAGATGGTCGATACATCTGATGAATGGATAAAGCAAAGAACCGGTATTGAAATAAGACATATAGCAGATAAAGAAACTACAGCTGAGCTTGCAGCTAAAGCAGCTTTAGATATTTTAAAAAACTCAAGACTTTCTGCCTCAGATATTGAACTTATAATTATAGCTACTGTAACACCCGAACATCCTTTGCCTGCTACAGCTTTGTTTGTTCAGGAAAAGATAGGAGCTTATAATGCGTTTGGGTTTGATATAAATGCGGCATGTAGTGGTTTTACATATTCTCTTTCTGTTGCAAATGCCTATATTCGATCAGGCATGGTAAAAAATGCTCTTGTTATAGGCGCTGAAACATTAAGCAAAATCGTTGACTGGCAGGATAGGTCAACCTGCGTGATCTTTGGTGATGGTGCAGCAGGGGTATTGCTTGAGGCAGTGGATGATGATAGTGTCGGTGTACTGGATATGGTTTTGCATTCAGATGGAAGGTATACGGATCTTATGATTGTTCCTGCACCAGGCAGCAGGTATCCATGCAGCGAAGAAGTAATAAAGAATAGAGATATTTACATAAAAATGAAAGGCAATGAAACATTTAAAATGGCAATAAGAAGTATAGCAGGTGTTTCTCAAGAGGTGCTTGATAGGGTTGGTTTGAATTTTGGTGATGTAGATTGGATGGTTTCCCACCAGGCAAACAGAAGGATTATTGAAGGTGTTGCAAAAAGGGTTGGTCTTGATATGAATAAAGTAATAATTACAATTGATAGACACGCCAATACAGCTGCTGCATCGATTCCACTTGCTTTAGATTGGGCATATAAAAGTGGAAAAATTAAGGAAGGGGATATTGTTTTGTTAAATAGTTTTGGTGCAAGTTTGACCTGGTCTGCAGGCGTTATAAGGTGGTAG
- the rpmF gene encoding 50S ribosomal protein L32 — translation MAQPKRKSCHSRAAKRVTHKKLKSVPLSKCPNCGEYKLPHRVCPSCGYYGDREVITPEE, via the coding sequence ATGGCACAACCAAAAAGAAAGTCATGTCATTCAAGGGCTGCAAAAAGGGTAACGCACAAGAAGTTAAAAAGTGTACCTCTATCTAAATGTCCAAACTGCGGTGAGTATAAACTACCGCACAGGGTTTGCCCATCATGTGGTTATTACGGTGATAGAGAGGTTATTACACCAGAGGAGTAA
- a CDS encoding DUF167 domain-containing protein translates to MILQLKVKPSSKQEGVTLDGDIVVVKVKERPVEGKANKAVIALLAKKLKIAKGCIEIISGKGSKLKRVKIDCADEDEITMKLKEA, encoded by the coding sequence TTGATTTTGCAACTTAAGGTTAAACCTTCCTCAAAACAGGAAGGCGTTACTTTAGACGGTGATATAGTCGTGGTAAAAGTAAAAGAAAGGCCTGTTGAGGGTAAAGCAAACAAAGCCGTTATTGCGTTGCTTGCAAAGAAACTGAAGATTGCAAAGGGTTGTATTGAGATAATTTCAGGAAAAGGCTCAAAGCTTAAAAGGGTGAAAATCGACTGTGCCGATGAAGATGAGATTACGATGAAGCTTAAGGAGGCTTGA
- the fabG gene encoding 3-oxoacyl-[acyl-carrier-protein] reductase: protein MRFEGKVALVTGASRGIGAQIAYQLATKGIFVVINYSSSQQHAKEVAQRIKRDGGDCEIVQFDVSNFSEVESATKEIIAKHKRIDYLINNAGVADDNLIVKMSQQQIDRVIDINLKGALNCSRHVSRYMIKNKFGVIINISSVIGLMGNAGQANYAASKAGLIGLTKSLARELGSRNIRVNAIAPGYIETDMTEKLNILQKKALLNSIALKRLGSVEDVANLVEFLISEEASYITGEVINISGGLYI from the coding sequence ATGAGATTTGAAGGAAAGGTAGCTTTAGTTACTGGTGCATCAAGAGGCATTGGTGCACAGATTGCATACCAGCTTGCAACAAAAGGCATATTTGTGGTTATAAACTACTCATCAAGCCAACAACACGCCAAAGAAGTAGCCCAGAGAATAAAGAGAGATGGTGGTGATTGCGAGATAGTGCAGTTTGATGTTTCCAATTTTTCTGAGGTTGAGTCTGCAACAAAAGAAATTATTGCAAAACATAAACGCATCGATTATCTGATAAACAACGCCGGTGTAGCCGATGATAATTTGATTGTGAAGATGTCGCAGCAACAGATAGATAGGGTGATTGATATAAACCTGAAGGGTGCATTGAACTGCTCTCGTCATGTTAGCAGGTATATGATTAAAAATAAATTTGGTGTTATAATAAATATCAGCAGCGTTATTGGATTGATGGGCAATGCAGGTCAGGCTAACTATGCAGCATCAAAGGCTGGCTTGATAGGTTTGACAAAATCTTTAGCAAGGGAGCTTGGCTCCCGCAATATCAGGGTAAATGCCATTGCACCTGGCTATATTGAAACGGATATGACGGAAAAGCTGAATATCTTGCAAAAAAAGGCTCTTTTAAACTCTATTGCACTTAAAAGACTGGGTAGTGTTGAGGATGTGGCAAATTTAGTTGAGTTTTTAATCAGTGAGGAAGCTTCATATATCACCGGTGAGGTGATTAATATAAGCGGAGGATTGTATATTTAA
- a CDS encoding ABC transporter permease, giving the protein MQKFKGINRVLGYILATFIIVTLWNVLSLILSTPAFPEVGFVFHALVAHSREVFKNMEYSLFRVIAALMLALGSGVFFGLLSFSKKMDKVLSPFLFILYPIPHIVLLPLFLILFGIGDTSKILLIAFICFFQIWMAVRDGAARIEQNYIYTLKSMNATKKDIYVHLVFPYILPYLFTGLKISVGTSIAVLFFVESFATSRGLGFMIMDAWSAVNYPLLYAAMSAMAFMGFAFYIIVEILNIWLCGWIYKTRT; this is encoded by the coding sequence ATGCAAAAGTTTAAGGGCATTAATAGAGTTTTAGGCTATATTTTAGCTACTTTTATCATAGTCACATTGTGGAATGTTTTATCATTAATACTTTCCACGCCTGCTTTTCCTGAAGTTGGTTTTGTTTTTCATGCTCTGGTTGCACACAGCAGAGAAGTTTTTAAGAATATGGAATACTCACTCTTTAGAGTAATTGCTGCCTTAATGCTTGCCTTAGGAAGCGGCGTCTTTTTTGGTTTGCTGAGTTTTTCAAAAAAGATGGACAAGGTGCTTTCGCCTTTTTTGTTTATACTTTATCCTATTCCTCATATTGTGCTTTTGCCGCTGTTTTTGATTTTATTCGGAATAGGCGATACATCCAAGATTCTGCTTATCGCTTTTATCTGCTTTTTTCAAATCTGGATGGCTGTTAGGGATGGTGCTGCAAGAATTGAGCAAAACTATATTTATACCTTAAAAAGCATGAACGCTACAAAGAAAGATATATATGTCCATCTTGTTTTTCCATATATTTTACCGTATCTGTTTACAGGCTTAAAGATCAGTGTGGGTACATCGATTGCCGTTTTGTTTTTTGTTGAATCGTTTGCAACAAGCAGAGGGCTTGGTTTTATGATAATGGATGCCTGGAGTGCTGTTAATTACCCTCTTTTGTATGCTGCAATGAGCGCTATGGCTTTTATGGGTTTTGCTTTTTATATAATTGTCGAAATATTGAATATCTGGTTGTGTGGATGGATTTATAAAACCAGGACTTGA
- the plsX gene encoding phosphate acyltransferase PlsX, producing the protein MIAVAVDGFGGDHAPFEIVEGVKLALKANNELFIYLVGKVDELGSLVESFDEEIKKRCEIVSATEVVRMSDKPSQALRLKNSSMSVGVELVKQGRAEAFVTAGNSGAAMAFAMFGLGRIKGVSRPAIATLLPTISGKVLLLDVGANVDCKPSHLVEFALMGAVYVKYVGGIEKPRIAILSNGSEPGKGNQLTLAAYDLLSKSGLNFIGNIEGDEIYKGKADVVVCDGFVGNVVLKVSESIPSVIGEFLKEEIKKSFWYKVGYLLAKPAFSVLKTKTDYAEFGGAPLLGVNGSCIISHGRSRARAIKNAILKALKFSAEHVNDKIETAIANCSVLNQLKGAVRQ; encoded by the coding sequence ATGATAGCCGTAGCTGTAGATGGCTTCGGTGGCGACCATGCACCTTTTGAGATTGTAGAGGGAGTAAAGCTTGCATTAAAGGCAAATAACGAACTTTTCATTTATTTAGTAGGAAAAGTGGATGAATTGGGTTCGTTAGTAGAATCATTTGATGAAGAGATAAAAAAAAGGTGTGAAATAGTATCAGCTACCGAAGTTGTTAGAATGTCGGATAAACCTTCACAGGCATTAAGACTTAAAAACTCATCGATGTCTGTCGGCGTGGAGCTTGTTAAGCAGGGCAGGGCTGAGGCTTTTGTAACAGCTGGAAATTCCGGTGCCGCCATGGCGTTTGCCATGTTTGGTTTAGGAAGAATAAAGGGTGTTTCAAGACCTGCTATAGCAACGCTTCTGCCTACTATCTCTGGAAAGGTTTTATTGCTTGATGTGGGTGCAAATGTTGACTGCAAGCCATCTCATCTGGTTGAATTTGCCCTAATGGGGGCTGTTTATGTAAAGTATGTTGGTGGCATAGAAAAGCCACGAATAGCTATATTGAGCAACGGCTCAGAGCCTGGAAAAGGCAACCAGCTAACACTTGCAGCTTACGATCTTTTATCAAAAAGCGGCTTGAATTTTATAGGCAATATAGAGGGTGATGAAATCTATAAAGGTAAAGCTGATGTTGTTGTGTGTGATGGTTTTGTTGGTAATGTAGTTTTGAAGGTTTCTGAGTCTATTCCGTCTGTTATAGGTGAGTTTTTGAAAGAAGAGATAAAAAAGAGTTTCTGGTATAAAGTAGGGTATTTACTTGCCAAACCGGCATTTTCAGTTCTTAAAACAAAAACAGATTATGCAGAGTTCGGGGGGGCGCCGCTTTTAGGGGTTAATGGAAGCTGTATTATCAGCCATGGAAGAAGCAGGGCAAGGGCTATTAAAAATGCTATATTAAAGGCTTTGAAGTTTTCTGCCGAGCATGTAAACGATAAAATTGAAACAGCTATTGCAAATTGCAGTGTTTTAAATCAGTTGAAAGGGGCTGTGAGGCAATGA
- the ndk gene encoding nucleoside-diphosphate kinase, translating into MVERTLSIIKPDCVAAKNSGKVISMLEKNGFDIVAMKKVWLTKQQAEKFYIVHKERPFYDSLTTFMSEGPIIVMVLEKENAIEDYRKLMGATNPQEASDGTIRKLFGSNIERNAVHGSDSKESADYEINFFFNELEIVKGE; encoded by the coding sequence GTGGTTGAAAGGACACTGTCTATTATCAAACCGGATTGTGTAGCTGCTAAAAATTCAGGAAAAGTTATATCTATGCTTGAGAAAAACGGTTTTGATATCGTAGCTATGAAAAAGGTATGGCTTACAAAACAACAGGCTGAGAAGTTTTATATCGTTCATAAAGAAAGACCGTTTTACGATTCATTGACAACATTTATGAGTGAAGGTCCGATTATTGTTATGGTGCTTGAAAAGGAAAACGCCATAGAAGATTACAGAAAGCTGATGGGGGCAACAAACCCGCAAGAGGCTTCAGATGGCACAATAAGAAAGCTTTTTGGAAGCAACATAGAGCGAAATGCTGTTCATGGATCGGATTCAAAAGAATCTGCAGATTATGAAATAAACTTTTTCTTTAACGAATTAGAAATTGTAAAAGGAGAATAG
- the fabK gene encoding enoyl-[acyl-carrier-protein] reductase FabK, whose translation MIKTEICDLLGIKYPIIQGGMAWVSDANLAAGVSEAGGLGIIAAGNAPAEWVEKEIIKAKQLTDKVFGVNIMLLSPYVDDVVDVVVKHRVGVITTGAGSPGKYMDKFKSIGAKVIPVVASVALAKRMEVTGADAVIAEGTESGGHIGELTTMALVPQVVDAVDIPVIAAGGIADGRGFVAALALGAKGVQMGTRFVASKECTIAESYKEAIVKAKDRDTVVTGRATGHPVRILKNKLAREFLKLENSGATKEELEKFGEGRLRLAAREGDVKNGSVMAGQIAGLINDIKPVKDIIEDIVKEAETIIKNLSQLVGV comes from the coding sequence ATGATAAAAACAGAGATCTGTGATCTGTTGGGTATAAAATATCCGATTATTCAAGGTGGCATGGCGTGGGTTTCAGATGCAAACCTTGCAGCAGGAGTGTCTGAGGCTGGTGGCCTTGGTATTATAGCAGCAGGGAATGCCCCGGCTGAGTGGGTTGAAAAAGAGATTATCAAAGCCAAACAACTTACAGATAAGGTGTTTGGCGTTAACATAATGTTGCTTTCCCCCTATGTAGATGATGTGGTTGATGTTGTTGTTAAACATAGAGTTGGAGTGATAACCACGGGTGCTGGAAGCCCTGGTAAATATATGGATAAATTTAAATCCATAGGTGCAAAGGTTATACCTGTTGTAGCAAGTGTTGCATTGGCTAAAAGGATGGAAGTTACAGGTGCTGATGCTGTGATTGCAGAAGGTACTGAATCCGGTGGACATATAGGTGAACTCACTACTATGGCTTTGGTTCCACAGGTTGTTGATGCTGTTGATATACCTGTTATTGCAGCGGGTGGTATTGCAGATGGCAGGGGTTTTGTTGCTGCACTTGCATTAGGTGCCAAAGGTGTTCAGATGGGAACACGGTTTGTTGCATCAAAGGAGTGCACAATAGCTGAATCATACAAAGAGGCTATTGTAAAAGCCAAAGATAGAGATACGGTTGTTACAGGAAGAGCAACGGGTCATCCAGTAAGGATTTTGAAAAATAAGCTTGCAAGAGAGTTTTTGAAATTAGAAAACAGCGGAGCAACAAAGGAAGAGCTTGAGAAATTTGGTGAGGGCAGGCTGAGGCTTGCAGCAAGGGAGGGTGATGTTAAAAACGGCTCTGTAATGGCTGGTCAGATTGCAGGCTTGATAAACGACATAAAACCGGTAAAAGACATCATTGAGGATATAGTTAAAGAAGCTGAGACTATAATAAAAAACCTATCACAACTTGTCGGGGTTTAG
- the fabD gene encoding ACP S-malonyltransferase, with amino-acid sequence MRFLMFTGQGSQFVGMGYDLYQAFDIVKDTFKSADKALGFSLTELMFNGPEEKLTLTANAQPAILTVSVAILRLIKSETDFDFDVTAGHSLGEYSSLVATDAMDFEDAVYAVNRRGSFMQEAVKEGIGAMAAIITKKHDEVEKLCREVSQSIENGYCQIANYNAENQVIVSGYAKGVEELSKKAVDLGLGKVIPLKVSAPFHCALMEPVKDKMAAVLDKISFSDPKKPVIENTNSEVIQKSSQIKDFLIEQITAPVRWTDNVAKAVEMGCDDFVEFGPKNVLSSMLKRQMRKANINYVVDLKSYNSYKDSV; translated from the coding sequence ATGCGATTTTTGATGTTTACAGGACAGGGTTCTCAATTTGTTGGGATGGGGTATGACCTCTATCAGGCTTTCGATATTGTAAAGGATACATTTAAGAGTGCTGATAAAGCCCTGGGTTTTAGCTTAACGGAGTTGATGTTCAATGGGCCTGAGGAAAAGCTAACGCTCACTGCCAATGCACAGCCAGCGATTCTTACCGTATCGGTGGCTATTCTACGATTAATTAAAAGTGAAACCGATTTTGATTTTGATGTGACGGCGGGTCATTCGCTTGGTGAATATTCATCACTTGTTGCAACCGATGCGATGGATTTTGAAGATGCCGTATATGCGGTTAACAGGCGCGGCAGTTTTATGCAGGAAGCAGTAAAAGAGGGCATTGGCGCTATGGCTGCAATTATTACAAAAAAGCACGATGAGGTGGAGAAGCTTTGCAGAGAGGTTAGCCAGAGCATCGAGAACGGTTATTGTCAGATTGCAAACTACAACGCCGAGAATCAGGTTATAGTCTCTGGATATGCAAAAGGCGTTGAAGAACTATCAAAAAAAGCCGTTGATCTTGGACTTGGAAAGGTTATACCGCTTAAGGTTTCAGCCCCTTTCCACTGTGCTTTAATGGAGCCTGTAAAGGATAAAATGGCTGCTGTGCTTGATAAAATTTCATTCAGCGATCCTAAAAAACCTGTTATAGAAAACACTAATTCTGAAGTTATACAAAAATCCAGCCAGATAAAGGATTTCTTAATAGAACAGATAACAGCTCCTGTTAGATGGACAGATAATGTTGCTAAGGCTGTTGAGATGGGTTGTGATGATTTTGTTGAGTTTGGTCCAAAGAATGTGTTGTCTTCGATGCTTAAGCGACAAATGAGAAAAGCAAATATCAATTATGTGGTTGACTTAAAAAGTTATAACAGTTATAAGGATAGCGTATGA
- a CDS encoding HAD family hydrolase, translating to MKHIFFDLDGTLVDSKRDLADSINHTLQVFNLKPLDDKEIFSFVGNGVRRLVEDTLLKKNKIELFDRFMAEFLDYYDKHLLDNTKLYDGFGEVLNRLNEKDIDMFVVSNKSYRFVYKILEGLGIKKYFKDFVGGDSFPFKKPDPYPIIALSKKHNIFLKNSFVVGDSENDILAAKNAKVKIGWVVFGFRDKGILKKFSVDYVINHPFDLIEIVR from the coding sequence ATGAAACATATATTTTTTGACCTTGATGGCACATTAGTTGACTCAAAAAGGGATTTAGCCGATAGTATAAACCATACGCTTCAAGTGTTTAACTTAAAACCATTGGATGATAAAGAAATCTTTTCCTTTGTTGGCAACGGAGTAAGGCGTCTTGTTGAGGATACACTTTTGAAAAAGAATAAAATTGAACTATTTGATCGCTTTATGGCTGAATTTTTGGATTATTACGATAAGCATCTGCTTGATAACACAAAACTTTACGATGGTTTTGGAGAGGTTTTAAATAGGTTGAATGAAAAAGACATTGATATGTTTGTTGTAAGCAATAAGAGTTATCGTTTTGTATATAAGATTCTTGAGGGTTTGGGTATAAAAAAATACTTTAAGGATTTTGTTGGTGGAGATAGTTTTCCTTTTAAAAAACCTGATCCCTATCCGATTATTGCACTCTCAAAGAAGCATAATATTTTTTTGAAGAATTCATTTGTTGTTGGTGATTCAGAAAACGATATTTTAGCCGCTAAAAATGCTAAAGTAAAAATAGGCTGGGTGGTTTTTGGATTTAGAGATAAAGGAATTTTAAAAAAATTTAGCGTGGATTATGTGATTAATCATCCTTTTGATTTGATTGAGATTGTAAGGTAG
- a CDS encoding putative CRISPR-associated protein, protein MNENELKKLSAEMNALLTFYKSSFNKNDIHKLLITDTFLCKKSAEIVELFLKNKGFRVSIYAPKNLQTSDIESFHLSLSEIVRDLSTELDGYRKSGYKIIFNLTGGFKSINSFMQSMASIWADESIYIFETSRELLSIPRLPLKIDETIFRKKIETFRYLEDGIKIDEETLKDIPKSLILKINEEYILSPWGEIVWQKVKKELFKELLSYRMISYSTEFRKNFGKLNENEKIQINEMLDLLDKYKFTKDEKFNLKSLRYHALSGKISQQYKYEFYPFSGDNSRRAYCNEKNGKVIIEKIDSHLK, encoded by the coding sequence ATGAATGAAAATGAATTAAAAAAACTTTCAGCAGAAATGAATGCCTTGCTTACATTTTACAAATCTTCCTTTAATAAGAATGATATCCACAAACTTTTAATAACAGATACATTTCTATGCAAAAAATCAGCCGAAATAGTTGAATTGTTTTTAAAAAACAAAGGTTTTAGAGTTTCAATTTATGCCCCTAAAAATTTACAAACATCAGATATAGAAAGTTTTCACTTGTCACTATCAGAAATTGTTAGAGATTTATCAACAGAATTGGATGGATATAGAAAAAGTGGATATAAAATAATTTTTAATCTTACAGGTGGATTCAAAAGTATCAATAGCTTTATGCAAAGTATGGCAAGTATTTGGGCCGATGAAAGTATTTATATATTTGAAACAAGTAGAGAATTGCTTAGTATTCCAAGATTGCCGTTAAAAATTGATGAAACAATTTTTAGAAAAAAAATCGAAACTTTTAGATATTTGGAAGATGGAATTAAAATAGATGAGGAAACATTAAAAGACATACCAAAAAGCTTGATATTAAAAATTAACGAGGAATATATCCTTTCACCGTGGGGAGAGATTGTATGGCAAAAAGTTAAAAAAGAACTCTTTAAAGAATTATTAAGTTATAGGATGATAAGCTACTCAACTGAATTCAGGAAAAACTTTGGAAAACTAAATGAAAACGAAAAAATCCAAATAAACGAGATGTTGGATTTACTTGACAAGTATAAATTTACAAAAGATGAAAAATTTAACCTTAAATCCTTAAGATACCACGCACTTAGCGGTAAAATCTCTCAACAGTACAAATATGAATTTTATCCGTTTTCTGGGGATAATAGCAGACGAGCTTATTGCAATGAGAAAAATGGAAAGGTTATAATTGAAAAAATCGATTCTCACCTAAAGTAA
- a CDS encoding antibiotic biosynthesis monooxygenase family protein: MIARIWHGRTKAEDYEAYSEFLKSKAIPDYENTEGFVRLVFLRSLEGDEAHFLLITFWENLEVIKNFAGEDYEKAKYYPEDKEFLLEFEEKVKHYEVFAE, from the coding sequence ATGATTGCAAGAATTTGGCATGGACGCACTAAGGCTGAAGACTACGAAGCTTATAGCGAATTTTTAAAATCTAAGGCAATACCTGATTATGAAAATACAGAGGGGTTTGTTAGGCTCGTTTTTCTTAGATCTTTAGAGGGTGATGAAGCTCATTTTTTACTGATAACATTCTGGGAAAATTTAGAAGTTATAAAAAATTTTGCAGGGGAGGATTACGAAAAAGCCAAATACTACCCTGAAGATAAAGAATTCCTCCTGGAGTTTGAAGAAAAAGTGAAGCATTATGAGGTTTTCGCTGAGTAG